One segment of Desulfonatronum sp. SC1 DNA contains the following:
- a CDS encoding type II secretion system F family protein, whose protein sequence is MAIFLYKGRNKLGRRVKGDFDAPSLEMAENALRRRGFTQLKVKPKPKDLLEGTFLEGTITDRDMVVFSRQFSTMINAGVPILQSLQIMCEQTENKLLRRVLYTVRNDIEGGSSLFEAMRKHPKVFSDLYANMVNAGEAGGVLDVILLRLADYLEKAARLKSKVKSAMVYPAVVVTVAVAVIAIILIFVIPTFETMFADFGAALPLPTQIVINMSRFTQDNLLYIFLGAVAFAIIFKRLYRIERVKIMVDFWVLTLPVFGPLLRKVAVARFGRTLSTMVSSGVPILGALDIVARTSGNKTVERGVLEAKKSIAEGQTLADPLEATGVFPPMVVQMISIGEATGNLDHMLAKIADFYDNEVDVAVETLTSLLEPIMIVFLGVVVGGLVVSMYLPIFKIGETIM, encoded by the coding sequence ATGGCCATATTTTTGTACAAGGGCCGTAACAAGCTCGGCCGCAGGGTCAAGGGCGACTTTGACGCTCCGTCCCTGGAGATGGCGGAAAACGCCCTGCGTCGCAGAGGGTTCACCCAACTCAAGGTCAAGCCCAAACCCAAGGATCTGCTCGAGGGAACCTTTCTCGAAGGTACGATTACCGACCGGGACATGGTCGTTTTCAGCCGCCAGTTTTCCACCATGATCAACGCGGGAGTTCCCATTCTGCAGTCCTTGCAGATCATGTGCGAGCAAACGGAAAACAAGCTACTGCGGAGAGTGCTCTACACGGTACGCAACGACATTGAAGGCGGCAGTTCCTTGTTCGAAGCCATGCGCAAGCATCCCAAGGTATTTTCGGACCTCTACGCCAACATGGTCAATGCCGGCGAGGCCGGGGGCGTTCTGGACGTGATCTTGCTTCGCCTCGCGGACTACCTGGAAAAGGCGGCCAGACTCAAGTCCAAGGTCAAGTCGGCCATGGTATATCCGGCCGTGGTGGTCACCGTTGCCGTGGCGGTCATCGCCATCATTCTGATTTTCGTCATCCCGACCTTCGAGACCATGTTCGCGGATTTCGGCGCGGCCCTCCCATTGCCGACTCAGATCGTGATCAATATGAGTCGGTTCACCCAGGACAATCTTCTGTACATATTCCTGGGTGCCGTGGCCTTTGCGATCATCTTCAAACGGCTGTATCGCATTGAGCGGGTCAAGATCATGGTGGATTTCTGGGTTTTGACCCTGCCCGTGTTCGGCCCGCTGCTGCGCAAGGTGGCCGTGGCCAGGTTCGGGCGCACCTTGAGCACCATGGTTTCCAGCGGAGTGCCCATCCTGGGGGCCCTGGACATCGTGGCTAGGACTTCCGGAAACAAGACCGTGGAGCGCGGTGTGCTGGAAGCCAAAAAGAGCATTGCCGAAGGTCAGACCCTGGCCGACCCTCTGGAAGCCACTGGCGTTTTTCCGCCCATGGTCGTCCAGATGATTTCCATTGGAGAAGCCACGGGAAATTTGGACCACATGCTGGCCAAGATCGCCGACTTTTACGACAATGAAGTGGATGTGGCCGTGGAAACGTTGACCTCGCTGCTGGAGCCGATAATGATCGTCTTCCTGGGGGTCGTGGTGGGCGGGCTTGTGGTGAGCATGTACCTGCCAATTTTTAAGATCGGCGAAACCATCATGTAG
- a CDS encoding (deoxy)nucleoside triphosphate pyrophosphohydrolase codes for MEPLRVVAGIVWRGDRYLAVRRPEGKHMAGYWEFPGGKIEAGETPDQALTRELYEELGIRVAGSRPWRDIVHRYPDLHVHVFFYMVTAFHGEPHPWEGQSMAWVTPTENVLPFLPADLGVVAELAATFGSRS; via the coding sequence ATGGAGCCCTTGCGAGTCGTGGCGGGGATTGTCTGGCGCGGTGACCGATACTTGGCCGTGCGCCGACCTGAAGGCAAGCATATGGCCGGTTATTGGGAGTTTCCCGGAGGCAAGATCGAAGCCGGGGAGACGCCAGATCAGGCTTTGACGCGGGAGTTGTACGAGGAGTTGGGGATTCGTGTCGCTGGTTCTCGCCCTTGGCGGGATATAGTCCACCGTTACCCGGATTTGCATGTGCACGTGTTTTTTTACATGGTAACCGCTTTTCACGGAGAGCCCCACCCCTGGGAGGGACAGAGTATGGCCTGGGTGACGCCGACGGAGAACGTGTTGCCGTTTTTGCCGGCCGACCTGGGCGTCGTGGCGGAGTTGGCCGCGACGTTCGGGTCGCGGAGCTGA
- a CDS encoding aspartate-semialdehyde dehydrogenase, protein MHAKQLRVGVVGATGAVGREMLKTLEQREFPATSVRALASSRSAGQEIPFKGGQLIVEELDENSFQELDLALFSAGGGTSEKYAPIAVRSGCVVVDNSSAWRMDPEVPLVVPEVNPDDLAKHKGIIANPNCSTIQMVVVLKPLHDAGRIKRVVVSTYQAVSGTGQKAIKEMETQVRQMFNMQEPEAEVYPYQIAFNCLPHIDVFLDNDYTKEEMKMVLETQKIMGDETIRLTATTVRVPVFFGHSESVNVETEKKITPAEARVILAQAPGVQVLDNPKEKIYPMPIHAAGEDLTFVGRIREDESIANGLNLWVVADNLRKGAALNAVQIAEVLVERDLVRV, encoded by the coding sequence ATGCATGCCAAGCAATTGCGAGTCGGCGTGGTGGGTGCCACCGGAGCGGTGGGAAGGGAAATGCTCAAGACGCTGGAACAGCGGGAATTTCCAGCGACCAGTGTTCGGGCCTTGGCCTCTTCCCGGTCCGCGGGCCAGGAAATCCCGTTCAAGGGCGGCCAATTGATCGTGGAGGAACTTGACGAAAACTCCTTTCAGGAACTGGATTTGGCCCTCTTTTCCGCCGGAGGGGGTACGTCGGAAAAATATGCGCCCATCGCCGTCCGGTCTGGGTGCGTGGTGGTGGACAATTCCAGCGCCTGGCGCATGGATCCGGAAGTTCCTCTGGTGGTCCCGGAGGTGAACCCGGACGATTTGGCCAAGCACAAGGGAATCATCGCCAATCCCAACTGCTCGACCATCCAGATGGTCGTGGTGCTCAAGCCTCTGCACGACGCGGGAAGAATCAAACGGGTGGTCGTCTCTACTTACCAGGCCGTTTCCGGAACCGGCCAAAAGGCCATCAAGGAGATGGAGACCCAGGTTCGCCAGATGTTCAACATGCAGGAACCCGAGGCCGAGGTGTATCCGTACCAGATCGCCTTCAACTGCCTCCCGCACATCGACGTCTTCCTGGACAACGACTACACCAAGGAAGAAATGAAGATGGTCCTGGAGACCCAAAAAATCATGGGCGATGAGACCATCCGGCTGACCGCCACCACGGTCCGGGTGCCGGTTTTCTTCGGTCACAGCGAGTCCGTGAACGTGGAGACCGAGAAGAAGATCACCCCTGCCGAGGCCCGGGTGATCCTGGCCCAAGCTCCCGGCGTGCAGGTTTTGGACAATCCCAAGGAGAAAATCTATCCCATGCCCATCCACGCCGCCGGAGAGGACCTGACCTTCGTCGGCCGCATCCGCGAGGACGAGTCCATCGCCAACGGACTGAATCTGTGGGTCGTGGCGGACAACCTGCGCAAGGGAGCGGCCCTGAACGCCGTGCAGATCGCGGAGGTGCTAGTGGAGCGGGATTTGGTCCGAGTCTAA
- a CDS encoding nickel/cobalt transporter produces the protein MIRIPITFLITAMLVLLCIGQALAQNPFLTPPARERPAGPSVGQPSEDHRPGMEEQVGQTSREPPDRSPARPPAAGPRITPPFFAEMVALQRDLRQRMTDYARQIQERPFGVATWQLMLLSFLYGVIHALGPGHGKSIVCSYFVSRRGTWRQALLFGNLITATHILSAVVIIVGLSWVLGRANIAAFHSVEGRLESISYALIVLIGFFLLGKTLLDWWRSSKGESGEQADECPRSSSRDIVTLSLATGLMPCPGAALILLFTLSLNVFWAGLMAMIPLALGMGLTASALGLITVGSTNAVLGVSRRSKRLFAILHRTLACLGAVLIIILGVSLLLSAGYV, from the coding sequence ATGATCCGCATCCCCATAACCTTCCTGATTACGGCCATGCTTGTGCTGCTCTGCATTGGCCAAGCCCTGGCCCAAAACCCGTTTCTCACGCCCCCGGCCCGGGAACGGCCCGCCGGGCCTTCCGTGGGTCAACCTTCCGAGGACCATCGTCCTGGCATGGAAGAGCAGGTCGGGCAGACCTCCCGCGAACCCCCGGACCGTTCTCCGGCCCGTCCCCCGGCCGCGGGTCCGCGCATCACGCCCCCTTTCTTCGCCGAGATGGTCGCCCTGCAACGCGACCTGCGCCAACGGATGACCGACTATGCCCGCCAGATTCAGGAACGGCCCTTTGGCGTGGCCACCTGGCAATTGATGCTGCTTTCGTTTCTCTACGGGGTGATTCATGCCCTGGGGCCGGGACACGGCAAGTCCATCGTCTGTTCCTATTTCGTTTCCCGCCGGGGAACCTGGCGGCAGGCCCTGCTCTTCGGCAACCTGATTACCGCCACCCACATTCTCTCCGCGGTGGTGATCATCGTCGGGCTTTCCTGGGTTCTGGGCCGGGCGAACATCGCCGCGTTCCATTCCGTGGAAGGGCGGCTGGAGTCCATCAGCTACGCGCTGATCGTGCTTATCGGCTTTTTTCTTTTAGGCAAAACCTTGCTCGACTGGTGGCGGTCGTCAAAAGGCGAGTCCGGCGAGCAGGCTGATGAGTGTCCGCGATCCAGCTCAAGGGATATCGTCACCCTGTCCCTGGCCACCGGCCTGATGCCCTGCCCCGGCGCGGCCCTGATCCTGCTCTTCACCCTCAGCCTGAACGTCTTCTGGGCCGGTTTGATGGCCATGATTCCCCTGGCCCTGGGCATGGGCCTGACCGCTTCGGCCCTGGGCCTGATCACCGTCGGCTCCACCAACGCCGTGCTGGGCGTCAGCCGCCGCTCCAAACGCCTCTTCGCCATCCTGCACCGCACCCTGGCCTGCCTGGGCGCGGTTCTGATCATCATCCTGGGCGTGAGCCTGCTGCTGAGCGCCGGGTATGTTTGA
- the metF gene encoding methylenetetrahydrofolate reductase [NAD(P)H], which yields MRIKNLLEQPERSKISLEFFPPKDRALWPKFFDTAQRLRALDPLFVSVTYGAGGSTQAATLEIVTTLKRDFALEPMAHLTCVGASTQVLRSFLDDLVRAEVTNVMALRGDPPQGETSFVPSNDGFRYASDLVRFISAEYPSMGIGVAGYPEGHPEAVGLNEDMDFLKMKLDLGGDFAVTQLFFDNAIYWKFVQLAREAGITKPILPGIMPIFSLKFIQRITSMCGATLPAAFLKDLEQAEARGGDAAVQEVGMAYAAAQIQDLLDNGAPGVHLYTMNRSDGCLRIMEQVHR from the coding sequence GTGAGAATCAAGAATTTGTTGGAACAACCCGAACGATCCAAAATTTCCCTGGAATTTTTCCCCCCCAAGGACCGGGCCTTGTGGCCGAAGTTTTTTGATACGGCCCAGCGACTGCGAGCCCTGGACCCGCTGTTCGTCTCCGTGACCTACGGTGCCGGCGGCAGCACCCAGGCCGCCACACTGGAGATCGTGACCACCTTGAAGCGCGATTTCGCCTTGGAGCCCATGGCGCATCTGACTTGCGTCGGGGCCTCCACCCAGGTTCTGCGCTCATTTCTGGACGATCTGGTCCGGGCTGAGGTGACCAACGTGATGGCTCTTCGTGGCGATCCGCCACAGGGAGAGACCTCGTTCGTCCCTTCGAACGACGGATTCCGCTACGCCTCGGACCTAGTCCGGTTCATTTCCGCTGAGTACCCGAGTATGGGGATCGGCGTGGCCGGGTACCCGGAGGGACATCCCGAGGCCGTGGGCCTGAATGAGGATATGGATTTCCTGAAAATGAAGCTGGACCTGGGCGGAGACTTCGCCGTGACCCAATTGTTCTTCGACAACGCCATCTACTGGAAGTTCGTCCAGCTCGCGCGTGAAGCCGGGATCACCAAGCCCATCCTGCCGGGGATCATGCCCATTTTTAGCTTGAAGTTTATTCAGCGGATCACCTCCATGTGCGGCGCGACCCTGCCGGCCGCGTTTCTCAAGGACCTGGAACAGGCCGAGGCGCGAGGCGGGGACGCAGCGGTCCAGGAGGTGGGCATGGCCTACGCTGCGGCCCAGATACAGGATCTCTTGGACAACGGAGCCCCAGGGGTTCATTTGTACACCATGAACCGGTCGGACGGTTGCCTGCGGATTATGGAGCAGGTCCACCGCTGA
- a CDS encoding aminotransferase class IV yields the protein MLTIVNDSDAYLERLLQAPRPGIGEVMAFYDHRVGAIGTDPRLMLLPLDDHMVHRGDGVFETMKFVERKLYQLDPHVDRLMFSARSIFLEPPCPWEDMKTMIVDVARAANTDQGMVRILLGRGPGGFGIDPRECPKAGLYIVAYALHPRPESAYEKGVTASRCSMPAKRGLMAKIKSVNYLPNVLMKREAVQAGCDYSLCFDDDGFLAEGAVENVCLVDAQGRLVVPELNNALTGTTLMRALDAIKDEMSVVFRQVTEDDVYLAREVILLGTTIDALSVVRFNKKPIHDVRPGPVSKKMRQFLIQDLQENGIVL from the coding sequence ATGCTAACTATCGTCAACGATTCAGACGCCTATCTGGAGCGGCTTCTCCAGGCCCCCAGGCCGGGGATCGGCGAGGTCATGGCCTTTTACGACCACCGGGTCGGCGCGATCGGCACGGACCCGCGGCTGATGCTCCTGCCCCTTGATGACCACATGGTCCATCGAGGAGACGGAGTTTTCGAAACCATGAAATTCGTGGAGCGCAAGCTCTACCAGCTTGATCCGCACGTAGACCGGCTGATGTTCTCTGCCCGGTCGATTTTTCTCGAGCCGCCCTGCCCCTGGGAGGACATGAAGACCATGATCGTGGACGTGGCCCGGGCCGCGAACACGGACCAGGGCATGGTACGCATCCTCCTGGGGCGCGGCCCAGGAGGATTCGGTATCGATCCACGGGAATGCCCCAAAGCCGGTCTGTACATCGTGGCCTACGCCCTGCATCCGCGGCCCGAGTCCGCCTATGAAAAGGGCGTCACGGCCTCACGTTGCTCCATGCCCGCCAAGCGCGGCCTGATGGCCAAGATCAAGAGCGTCAACTATCTGCCCAACGTGCTGATGAAGCGCGAGGCCGTGCAAGCAGGCTGCGACTATTCGCTGTGTTTTGACGACGACGGATTTCTGGCCGAAGGGGCCGTGGAAAACGTCTGTCTCGTGGACGCCCAGGGACGTTTGGTGGTTCCGGAGTTGAACAACGCCTTGACCGGAACCACCCTGATGCGCGCCTTGGACGCGATTAAGGACGAAATGTCGGTGGTCTTCCGCCAGGTCACCGAGGACGATGTCTACTTGGCGCGGGAAGTGATCCTCCTGGGCACGACCATCGACGCCCTGAGCGTGGTCCGCTTTAACAAGAAACCCATCCACGACGTTCGACCCGGACCGGTGAGCAAAAAGATGCGCCAGTTTTTGATCCAGGACCTGCAGGAAAACGGTATTGTCCTGTAG